The Pyramidobacter piscolens W5455 genome includes the window CATTCCGTGTATATCATTCACGGTATTCGCTTCGGCGCTTTTTTCGTGTGAATCGGTTGCTGCTGGGAAGCCGAACGTGTATTTCTCGTTGTAAACATTCCTGTGTTGCACCTTGAGTCTCTACATTTAATAAAAATTATATTTTTCTGACTATCCATTACTCACCTCCTTGATCCGTATGATTACTCATGTTACCACAAAGAGGGAGATTTATGGAGTGCCTTATTTAGTGGAAAACTCTTGCGAAATTGCTCTATATATGGTATAAAAGTACGAAAGAGAGGTGAGTGAAAAATGTTGACAGTGGCAGGGTTCGAACGTATGCGGCGCGACATTTCAGTGAAGGCGGTCTCAGAGCAGGCGGGCATTGACGCGGCACGGTACAGGAATTTTGAGAGGGGGATAGGAGTCGCTACTTGACCAATGATGAATTGCTGGGCGTATCTGCGTGCATCGGTGTACCGCGCGACATGATTGCCGACGACAGGGGCGCGCCGCGTATGCTGGCGTGAGGACAAAAAAAGACCGTTCGCCGGGCGAGATTCCGGGAACGGTCGTAAGACTGGAGGAGATGAACACCTTGTACTTCAATTATAACACAAAAGCGAATTATTCTGTGAATTTGGATTTTGATCTCAAAGGCAATGGTTATGTTAGTTTTGATATGGAGATTTCTAATCGTCAGCGGAAAGTGCTGATAGAAAGAATTTGTTCCAGCGCTGCTGAGGATGTTATTTACGGCCTCTGTGAAGAAGCGGAGTCACGTCTGGACGACGAAGAGCTAGAGTATATAAAAGACCAGTGCCCTGGATGGAATGTTGTATATGATAAAGTATTTAATGCTGTTTCTTGTTATGCACAAGAAGAGCGTCGAAAAGAAAGTTCTTGGCGCGCAAACTGCAAAGGGATTTTACGTGCCGCTAGGAGAAAAAAAGTGTGCTATAACGTAGAACGTCGAGGCCGGAGGGCGAGGTTAAGGTCTCAGTGTAACTCTCGTTCGTCTTTCGTGGCCGCGTCTTCCCATGCCGGTTCCGATTCCGGAAGCGACGATGGCGGCGGTTCAGACGATGGAGACGGACAATCTGATTCGCATCATGTAGGCACCGGCCACGAGGCCCGTGTCGATTTCGGCGTAGACTCTCAACAGAATAAAAGTATCGAGAAACCGGGCATTGCCGCGCGAAGTGACGCGTTGGCGGTGGCTGGATTTTTTGTACCCTCTGAACGGGCGGAGGTGGCGGCATGACGGCGCAGAAAGACAGAGGAAACATCAAGATGCAGAACACGCAGCGCCGGATCGTGCTGGCCGCTCTGCTTCAGGGTGAAGTGTTCGACCGCGAGCACATCTTCTCCTGCGGCAAGGTATACGAGCTGGCCGCGCGAATCTGCGAACTACGGAAAGCGGGCTGGCCGATCCTGACCGTGAAGCACGAGGACTGGAAGCTGGCCAGGTACATGCTGATCGGCGCGAGGAAGGAGGCGGCGGGCAATGAACGATAGACAGAGAGACATGAATGAATCATGGTTCGAGAAACACGTCGGGCCTCGCGTCGGGAAGCTAAGGAGAAGCGACGACGAGCTGCTCATGTGCTCGCCGCTGCGGAAAGAGCACAATCCTTCCTTTACGGTTAGCCTTGAAAAAGGTTGCTGGCACGATCTGGGTACCAACGAAGGCGGCACGCTGACAGAACTTGCCGGCCGTCTGGGCGTTCCCGCGCCGGAATACGCGGGCGGCGGGGCTTCTTCCTCGAGG containing:
- a CDS encoding helix-turn-helix domain-containing protein; its protein translation is MTAQKDRGNIKMQNTQRRIVLAALLQGEVFDREHIFSCGKVYELAARICELRKAGWPILTVKHEDWKLARYMLIGARKEAAGNER